The sequence TCAGTATTAGAGGATATTCCAGAATATACCTCCAAAACACAGTTTGGTGTCAACTCAAACGTTTATACATGAGACCTTAAGAGTCAaactttaaaatattgaaCAGGGGTCAGTCACTGGGTTGTTTTCAGGCTTTTTACCTGGGTCTTCAAGACTCATTTCTacagttgttgttgttttttgaaTTTGGCTATGAGTTGAAATTAGCTTGTTAACCCTtacagtgctgactaatcaataccctatagtgctggagataatttgaaaattttgaaaaattccgccatagtgtgttgaataatgggcataccactatagtgcgtactagcaaaatccatcaccaattcatacactgcactgcggtgtagacgcatggcggtgtagacgcactgaaagggttaagttgaAAAGTCAAATGAGAACTCACAATTGTGAAACTTATTcctgataataatgatagtagttttgatggattttattttgtttttcagaccGGATGAACTCAAACACCTGAATCCTCACGgaatattcatcaaatttctAAAGATAATACTGTACGATCAATCGGTATTGTTAGATTTTGTGACATCTCCCGAAACAAGTTTTCTGGAATATTTAGTCAGGTATCTGCGCTATGCTATCACTGATTGGTACAATTTCGTTGATTTTCATAAAACGTGtaagaaaacaaattcatcGGATACAGAAATTCATTCATCGGAGAATAATCCGAATTCTCATAAAACCGATGATTCTTCGGAATCAGACGATGAAAGTTTTAATCTTGTAAAACGTGTTTGCCGTGATAGAGACTTCGATCCATCTTCATTGAAATGTGAAGATGACAGTAACAAGGCACAGGAAACTGAGTCTAGTGTTTTAAACGGTGTACAGTCTGAGAGTGTGTCGAATTTATTACATCTAGAAGCCTATGAAAGTTCTAGCTCTGATGACGACGAGGAAATAGTCAAACATCCGGCTGACGATACGATGACTTGTTTGATAAGATTACGTATGAAATTAGGGAATCTAAATTCGCATGATTTAGTGCCATTTAATGTAAAACCACTCATTAAACTTATTGAGAAATGTGAACATCTTTATGAGCAATAATAGAATTTTTCTGCACTTGTTCTCAGACTATTCAACTATTTGTGTATGGTTCTATTCTACCATTTAGATCTTATCTCCACAATGTGTATATAGTGAATGTTGAATAAGAAAACTGGAGAATATCAAatgtttgtaaatatatatgattttaGGCATGTAatacaaaattgataataccataattatgatttttctggcatcaataaattattttatctcaatacaaatcatttttttGTCGTGGTGTTATGTTTTCGTACGATTATCTTGATGTCATCTACTTGACTGATCCGTAGGAACCCTGCctagatatttttcattgcttcaggatccagttagagttaactcaagTAAAAGTCCTATTGCCGACACCGTTAAGTGCTGCCTCTATTTATATgagtttttatgaaaatctgcCTATTGCCGGGGTTTTATTCTTCGATCATGCACTAGACTCCACTCTGGTTAGATCAGGGACCGTTAAGACGTGACTGACTGCAGTGACTCGGAGTTGGAATTTGATATTGTTCAGCTGGCTACAGGCGCGTATTCAACCCGGCAATCGAACACTCGATAAactcatggacgtataaactagttctCTAGAATAGAGAGACACAATTGCGGTTTTTCAGAGTTATTGATATCATTCGCACGCGCTATTAATCACGATTGGAATACGAAACTATCGGCCACAGGGGCCTGacacaaaatgttttttgacccagtatcctaggtactatatataaaaataaccACCAGACTGAAACATCCATGCTGGGCTAACCACGATACAAAAGAGCTATCTTAACTTTTGCAGCGAGAGGTACAAACAAAGAAACTCCATCGACAATCTCCTTGCCTTAAAGTCTGCGGAAACCACCAATTAAGTATTCAAAACGCTGAGAAAGCCTGGGCAGACAAATTTGAATACTCTGCATGCAAACCCAGGTGAAATTTGGTCAACCTTCCGAACAATGACCAAAAAATCAGTTTAAGACGAAAGACCGCAGTCATCAAAAATCATCTTAATAAATAACAACCAGAGCTGGCGCATAAACATATcattgaaatacaaattaaaaaatattttatagagAATTGATCTAAGTTTAGTTTGTTTGCACGAAATCGTTTCAAcccaaaaattaatcattctacGCTTTACCCCAATATATACAGGATAACGTCCTAACTCCGCTAATACTCGCAGGCAATGATGGGCATATTTCGTAACTTTCATGATTAGTTGCtggtttttactaaattttcgatgtgcgcAGGGTACTTGCtcactagcaactagttgtctccagtcgCTTTGTTGATGTGCGCTAGGatttagtctgaataccagtcgttgttaccggtTCCCTACGTTTGTAGAACGACGGCAAGGTATTAGACTAAGCAGATCTAATCTACAGTTCACCCACAAACTTCAAATATAGCCCTTGTGCATTTCCCGCATAGCaatcgattttcattttatgttaaccacatggcgtgtcaggcccccgATATGACATGACATGCATCGGGGCTTGTCACGCCATGTACAGCGGTTCTTAAGAATACCGTAAATGTCTCTAgtacaaaaataaaacaagttTGTATGaactaaataaaatatattttacgaCACGGCATGAAGCCAGTATCAATTCAGTGTCTACTCAGTTGCAGTCGTAATATATAAAGAATTTAGATAAATATTTGTTTGTAATTTATCTCATATCAAGATTCTATTAATTAGAATTAGGCCTACTCTCATCCGCCGCGGCCCTACTTATTTAGTCGGCCTacttagtcagtaacctgactgtggttaagtttcacgatcggatattttcacaaaccacaagttggtataagcccatccgaatATAAAAAGCTAACCACCAACGaataggtaactaactaggccCTACTCTGCTAGCCTACTCAGTACTCGTCTTTCAAACATAATTTCACTTGCAGGATCTGTGATTGTGAACAAAAATGCTTCTGGTGCCTCGGAATCGAGCTTATACAAGAATAATCAGTCGAATGAACACTGGATATTCATTTATACTATCATCACTAATATCGGCTAGTTTATTAAGCAATATGGCGACCAGCTCAACCTCGGGCGCTGAAAATATCTcgaaaaagttgaaaaatgtTATCGTTTTCGGTGGAAATGGATTTataggtggcgccaccgtgCGACAGTTAATCGCGAGTTCAAAATACGACGTAACAATCGTGAATCGTGGCAGTTGGAACTGGGATTCACGAGACAATATTAAACCCCATGTTAGACATATTAACTGCGACCGTTACGGTGAGGGTTCGATCGGCTATGTGTGTCCGGAACTGGTTAAACTGGTCGATTCAATCGACTCGATTCATGCGGTGGTCGATTTCAGCGCGTACGAGAGTCGAGTCATCGTCGACGCGGTGAAATTATTAACCCGTAAACCGGTCGGAGTTTATATCTACATCAGTTCCGATTCGGTTTACGAGGTTTGTAATAAAACTCACGAGAATCCGTCGATTGAGACTGACGCCGTACGACCGGAGAACGCGGCAGAACGAGAACGACTGAATTTATTCGATTCTTACGGGCATCGAAAACTTGAAGGCGAAGAGGTTCTGTTGAAAATGCGGGCGAACGATGGTCCTGCATACGTGTTTTTACGCTTACCCGATGTGATCGGTCCACGCGACTCGACCGATCGCTGGTGGATCTATCAACTGTGGATAAAGCTATCGGCGTACACGCGTGAACCGGTGCGATTGCCGCGGTCCGTGTCCGGGGAACCGCTTAGTTTCGTTTACGTAAACGACGTAGCGCGGTGCATCGCAGGGATCGTCTCGACCCGAGATAAAACCGTTTATAACGAGGCGTATAACCTAGCGTTCGACGAGACGGTGTCTTTAGAACAACTGCTCGAAATGATCCGAGACAATCTCGTAGAAACGCAAACTAAATTCATTTACGACGAAGACGTAGAGAAGGAGTTTTATTTGTATCCGTCGGTGACGAAAGGCCCGATCGATATAGCTAAAGCGCGGCGGAAATTAAACTGGAAACCGACGTCGCTTGAAGACGCCGTTCGACAAACCGTTCAGTTCTACGAGAAAGCGATGAAAAACGCGAATTTCAAAcgagaaattaaagaaatcgTGCGCAACCTTCGAAAAGACGTGTTTCATTCTAATACGTTGTTGTCTGCCGGTTTAGACGAATTGTACGGTTACAATTTACACgcggaaaaacaaaaacatgatgaaCTTTAAACGCAGCAGGCATTTTACGCGTAGTCCCAAAATTCACAGCAAATAATCTGACTTTAAGGTTAGACTAAAAGCACTTTAAGTGGGTCCTGGTTTTTGGTGACTGATGTATTGTAAAGTACATTTGACCTCAGTTGAGTCATCATCAATAAGTCGTTAGATGGTTTGAGTCCTTTGTATTTCTAGTTCAATATACTAAGTCGTTAATTGTGTCAACATAATGATAGTCTCAGCTATGTCGACTTACGCGAGTCTGATTATGATTAAAATTCAGTATCAGTATTTATAATGATGATTCTGCTgcaaattattcaaaaaagctgaattatgattaaaATGCTTTATATTCACTGAAACATTGCTATGTATTCTTATAAAGATTATATTTTTAGGTAAATAGTTAGAACTCATATCAGCTTGGTGTTCGCGATGACTTTAATTAGGCTTATGCAATTTAGTTTTGTATACCGCTTATTGTTTCTAATGATTaacattgaatatgaaatgtatatttttataaTGTTCTTAAGTATGTAAAGATCATAAgagaataaaatgtttaatcaatttacccatatagaaaatatgaattatagtTATTCGATTGTTTTGTTATTTCCACGAAGAATCGCACCAACtgggaaaaataataatcatcatgGATACTTTTCGCAATACACTGCATACTAAACTATataaaacttgaaaaaaaatttgatgtcAATCGTCCGCgacaggactcgaacctgcaaTCTTCTGATTCGAAGTCAGACGCCTTATCCATTAGGCCACGCGGACAACTGGTATTGATGGTCGTCGATTCGGTTCAAATCCCAAAATTATCCGATTTGCATTATTCAGTCGCTGCGCTAGACTTTCACTTTCTCAAAGggaagaaattaaaaaataaacatttatgaGTTGATGATTAATGGCTGAATAGATATTATCAGCACGTGTTATCTTAGTTTTAATTCGTTATCTTAATTTTGACCTCAATCTTTGACCAGTTATATCTAGTTTTCGAAGTGACGCAGTGAAATCACGTTTCACGTCGAAAGTCGGTTGAAATATTCCACTGGatttaaattattgtttaGGCAACGCATTTTGCATAGTGTTTTAAGAGACTAAAAGAAACAATGGGAAGTGACTATAGAGATGAAGAGGAGACAATACTCGATGGAAAAACTGATAATCACACTAATACAGCGAATACCGGAATTGATTATGGTGCAATCAAATTAGAAGGAGGCCAGTATATTACAGTTTTCTCTGCAATTGTAAAGAGGATCAAAATTTGCACAATCGTTTCAATATactgaattatttttttatagAATGATGGATTAATCTACCTCACTCAAACAATCAATTCCTTAACTCAAACAATCAaatcctgggcccagttccacagtcgtgagaaATAGTTAActctaagttcattttcactattcaaatttaactcaaactgtggaactgggtcatgtTTGTTTCTTCGttttaaaaattgtaaaaacgTTTTATATTATTAGATATGAGCAAAAATTcatagtctttatgaatttttgatatgaGGAATAGATTGATCATAAGTGATCATCGCACAAGTCAATAAGAATGCGTACCGCGTACACAGATTAGATAAACCCTAAACTACTATtcgaattttatatatacaataGTCAAGTGGTTTCAATGAcgttaatctttttttttcattcgatgAATTACCGCAGTAAAATTCCATTTctaaattcagtgaaaaaccTATACAGAACTTACTTAGAGATTGAACCACTTTTTTCACTTGTGATATTTGTCTTCCAGCTTCCTGATTTTCAATGGGATAGACTTGTTTCAGGCAAcagtaattctttttttaccTGTCATTACATTTCATACTCAATTATCtcattttgaattaatttgattcaatttctGGACGCCTAAATTTTACAATTACAGACGAATTTGTCGTCACTGATTACAATGAAGAGAATTCAAGTTGTAAATGCTGTAGGTTTTTGCCACATTGGTACAAAGAAGAAGCAAAAGCCTTGACGAAACTTGCCTTACCGATGGTACGTCGTACTTTAGGTTCTAACCGACCAAAATTGAATCAAACCCGGGACACCAGTCCCGCAAATCAATAGTGTTATCAATCCAATTggtctatatatattttgatttttacaaaaaaaggtGTTCACCTCACTTTTCAACTTTTTGATGGGTCCGATCAGTTTGATATTTTGTGGTATGTTGAGTACAGATGAACTCGGCGGTGCAGCATTAGCAAACACGGTATCTATAATAATCTATGGAGTATAAAAAACTTTCAAGTTCTGCAGAGGGATCATGAATAGATCTGTCATTACTCATTCATCATTTGTTTAGGTGATAAATGTATTCGGTATTGCTCCTGCATCGGGTATGGCAACTGCAGCGGATACGCTTTTCTCTCAGGTAAATAACTTTGAATTTCGATATAAATCTCAATAGAAATTTTATGTATATAGAATATTCCCATTAGAATTAAGGGTAGAGTGTTGTGGATGAACCGCGTTAACCTGGTGTCGAATCAGTTGCCTGTTGAAACTGATCTCGAAAGCTCCTACTTTTAATAAGAATGATAACTGCCAGAAAGTATTGTAAACCATTTCGTTGTAATTTGATTTGGTTGTGGGTGTTATTTCAGACGTACGGAAGCTCAAACAAGAAGAAAGTTGGCATTTATTTACAAAGAGGTAACATACGATAATCTGTAGGATTCACAATTAATCgcattgatatttcaggtcAAAAATGTCAAAGACATAATTCAGAATgttctttattttttcaaatgtatttCAAGCTTTGCTGTTAGTAAGTTTATTGATATTACCATGCTGGGCCGTGCATCTCAACATAGGATCAATATTCGTTCTCATTGGTCAGGATCCGAAGGTTTCCGCGTAAGTATAGGTGCCTAAATCTATCGAATTAtcaatcatatattttgacggatgaatcaattgaatttttatttcttataatCATCTACAGAATAGCCGCGGACTATGTTGTATATTTCATGCCTGGGCTGTTTGTAAGTATCAGAAAATACATAAACAGATGCTATCAAAATCATacgtagatttttcaaatgggttttgattgtttgtttgtttcagTTTAACTACATTTATCAAgtacttcaaaaatatctctaCAATCAAGTAAGTGAAATTAGCACCGTCCACATCGTTATTTCTAACACAAATATAATCACTGTCACTAAGagatatttattcattgcAGAATGTGGTGATTCCTACAATTATATTTGGAGTAATCGGAACGATTGTGAATGTAGTATCTCACGTGATTCTGTTAATAGTTTATGATTACGGCACCAAGTAAGTTACGTATGATTACAATTCGCAAGCATTTCTTCATTCACGGTAGAAAGTTTcgtcaaatttgaaaaacaaatgCGTAACCTCTCAACTAGAATATATATGTTGGTACGAAAGTtgaatatctaaattttcttcagTGGTTCCGCAGTTTGTCAGGCGATGGCGTTTTTTTCGATGTTAGTATGTATACTGGTATATATCGTGTGGTCCGGTATATACGAGGAAACCTGGTCAGGTACGTAAGatacatattttatatcacGTGTGAAATCATCGTGAGATTGATAAACAAATCGAAGCCAGTCAGTAGCAAATAACATAATTCTTAATGATACCCTGATGTTTGAAACAAATGACACGACCCCCagagaaaacaaaattagtAAACATGTCGATTATAAGCCCTATTGGTATCACATGGAGCACGGAGCTTAGTGGTGGTATCATTAGTGGAGCACAGAGCCTGCACCCAAATACCAATTTGAATCcacctgaaatattttcttgattttctaGGTTTCTCTATGGAAGCATTCCAGTGTTGGGGAGAATTTTGTCGAATTGCGATTCCTGGTTTACTGATGATATTCATAGAATGGGGATCATTCGAAGTGGGAACTATTCTAACAGGTAACGTTATATATACCATAGGacactatttctgaatttctcAATTTCTTAAGGTATTCATAGCTTTGAGGATAGTTATAGTTTAGATAGATGTTGATATGATACGACTGAATTTATCAGGTTTGATAAATACCATACAGCTGGATGCACAGGCCATCATGTTTCAGTTTGATACTATAATCTATATGGTAAGAATTCGCTGCTATATAGGACTCGTGAACTCATCGTTATTATAGAATAAACCTTAATACGAATCAATGTATTTGGACGATAAACGAAGCCaaagtgaaatatttttcatctggaacactttcaaatatatattctatGTTATATATCCAAGAAATTTCGTACGTAATCTATATTCGAAGGAGAGAAATATTCGGAATCTTACAAATTTGAGATATACAATTTAACGTCTTCTAATAGGAGTGATAAGCGTCGTACAGCTAGATGCGCAGTCTATTCTATTTCAAGTTGCTACATTGACGTGGATGGTACGTATACCATGCATACCTGATCCGGGGTACATTTCACGGAATCACTTCAATCTAATTAGTTATATGATTACAATATGAgatttaaatgatatttcattgatgtatATCACAGTCTGTGAAACGGCCCCTGTGGTCTATTCGCTTATCGTCCATATACCATGCATCCttttgatttacaaattaatcataaaacatggATTCCATTTgtaacaaaactaaaatactATTTAGTCAAATCTGAGTAGTGGGATTActacatcaatgaaattgtgATTTCAAGTGattcatatttattatatttcacacTAAATCTTGATTaattatttctctaattgaTTCTTCTGTTTTcgttattctaattgaagcCAAACTTGCTACGTATTTATCTATGAATTATTTGTCAGAAATCCTCCTCTCCCATGTATCGTATATTATCAGCCCTGATTTATATAATTTCAGATACCACTTGGATTTTCTATATCTACCAGTATTAGAATTGGCCAGTTTCTCGGAAAAGGCGATGCGTTATCTGCCAAACGAGCTGGACGAACCGCTGTCTCAATCGTATGTGAGTTGCCCGTTTATCCTTTGATTCGTTATCTTCAGTTTTATTAATAAAGGAAAACTCACATTTACAAATCCTGACCTTTATTTTTTAGGTATAACTGCTACAATAATGAGTATTGTTGTAATAAGTCTTCGAAATGAATTACCGAAGATCTTTACTGACGATAGGTACAACTCATACCCTTCGATCATCAACCTATACAAGTTCTATAGAATGGACACTCACAATTTTTACAACGTTGAATTTTTCAGTGAGGTGATAGACTATTCGGCTAATGTACTGATGCCTGTTGTAGCCTCGTATTTGATATTGGACAGTATACAGGTAAGTCCGATGCTTCTAGTTGTTAACCCTTTGACTACCAGCAGTTCCAACAAATGGTATATTGTCATATTTACAGGGAGTTTGTGCTGGAATATTGCGTGGTTGTGGAAGGCAACAAATCGGAGCCGTATTCATCTTCATAACATATTGTGTTATTGCATTACCAACAGGCATCCCTCTCATGTTCCTAACTGATCTACAATCTCAAGGTTTGTAAATCAGGCGTTTAAAATTTCATCGCTACAACGttagagtgtttcatcaatggttaccTGCATTTATTCCAATTTTTCATATTCTCTAGGAATTTGGATCGGTTTAAATATCGGATTGTTCGTAGAAACTTGTAGTTTTGCAATACTCATTATTCGAACTGACTGGGATTATTTCGTCATAAAAGTACGTGTGTGATTTGTATTGTAATTCACTTTCCGCTAATAAAAGTAAAGTGTGAATCAGAAATTAGCGAATCAGTAATGAGTGAATCTGGTAATGAGT is a genomic window of Tubulanus polymorphus chromosome 5, tnTubPoly1.2, whole genome shotgun sequence containing:
- the LOC141905302 gene encoding multidrug and toxin extrusion protein 1-like, with the translated sequence MLLVPRNRAYTRIISRMNTGYSFILSSLISASLLSNMATSSTSGAENISKKLKNVIVFGGNGFIGGATVRQLIASSKYDVTIVNRGSWNWDSRDNIKPHVRHINCDRYGEGSIGYVCPELVKLVDSIDSIHAVVDFSAYESRVIVDAVKLLTRKPVGVYIYISSDSVYEVCNKTHENPSIETDAVRPENAAERERLNLFDSYGHRKLEGEEVLLKMRANDGPAYVFLRLPDVIGPRDSTDRWWIYQLWIKLSAYTREPVRLPRSVSGEPLSFVYVNDVARCIAGIVSTRDKTVYNEAYNLAFDETVSLEQLLEMIRDNLVETQTKFIYDEDVEKEFYLYPSVTKGPIDIAKARRKLNWKPTSLEDAVRQTVQFYEKAMKNANFKREIKEIVRNLRKDVFHSNTLLSAGLDELYGYNLHAEKQKHDELCFKRLKETMGSDYRDEEETILDGKTDNHTNTANTGIDYGAIKLEGDEFVVTDYNEENSSCKCCRFLPHWYKEEAKALTKLALPMVFTSLFNFLMGPISLIFCGMLSTDELGGAALANTVINVFGIAPASGMATAADTLFSQTYGSSNKKKVGIYLQRALLLVSLLILPCWAVHLNIGSIFVLIGQDPKVSAIAADYVVYFMPGLFFNYIYQVLQKYLYNQNVVIPTIIFGVIGTIVNVVSHVILLIVYDYGTNGSAVCQAMAFFSMLVCILVYIVWSGIYEETWSGFSMEAFQCWGEFCRIAIPGLLMIFIEWGSFEVGTILTGVISVVQLDAQSILFQVATLTWMIPLGFSISTSIRIGQFLGKGDALSAKRAGRTAVSIVCITATIMSIVVISLRNELPKIFTDDSEVIDYSANVLMPVVASYLILDSIQGVCAGILRGCGRQQIGAVFIFITYCVIALPTGIPLMFLTDLQSQGIWIGLNIGLFVETCSFAILIIRTDWDYFVIKAQEIAGTKEVSNSALKRENPRPDETTGLLTEGNDAGIYNPNYEQKFERKISRGFTRKQSVVINYSENRLTTQELICRRGLLLIILLVVLAIGVYLHIVFPVECVQPFSNGTYPDSIFPHCLS